The following coding sequences lie in one Candidatus Bathyarchaeia archaeon genomic window:
- a CDS encoding fumarate hydratase: MIDAKKIEDLTVDLLRLAVIELPKDVKEALERAKEKETSDIAKANLNAILENIRLAESMKRPVCQDTGLIVFFLDVGHDFGSVKGIPEAIAKGTKRATEEIPLRPNAVHPISRKNSGDNTGSYVPILNWNYVEGDYLEITAFPKGGGSENMTFFSMVKPGEGIVGIKKFVIDSVISSGGQPCPPTIIGVGIGGTADLALKLAKKSLLRPIGQRHSDPEIAKLEEELLKAINSTGIGPMGLGGNVTSLDVHADYAHCHTASLPVAVNTQCWAARRATARVYRDGRVEILSHRR, translated from the coding sequence TTGATCGATGCGAAAAAGATCGAGGATTTGACGGTCGACCTCCTCAGGTTGGCCGTCATAGAACTCCCCAAAGATGTAAAGGAGGCTTTGGAGAGGGCCAAGGAGAAAGAAACGTCCGATATAGCCAAGGCGAACCTGAATGCCATATTGGAGAACATAAGGCTTGCCGAATCTATGAAGAGGCCGGTTTGTCAAGACACGGGCCTGATCGTCTTCTTCTTGGACGTTGGCCACGACTTCGGGTCTGTGAAGGGAATCCCCGAGGCCATAGCTAAAGGGACAAAAAGGGCTACCGAGGAGATTCCGCTCAGGCCTAACGCCGTGCATCCAATATCGAGGAAGAATAGCGGCGATAACACCGGTTCCTATGTGCCCATACTCAATTGGAACTACGTCGAGGGGGATTACTTGGAGATAACGGCATTCCCGAAGGGAGGGGGATCCGAGAACATGACCTTCTTCTCCATGGTGAAGCCCGGCGAGGGGATTGTAGGGATAAAGAAGTTCGTCATAGATTCTGTAATCTCATCCGGCGGCCAGCCATGCCCTCCCACAATAATAGGCGTTGGGATAGGAGGTACAGCAGATCTTGCGCTCAAGCTCGCGAAGAAATCCCTCCTCAGGCCCATTGGGCAACGCCATAGCGACCCGGAGATCGCAAAGCTCGAGGAGGAGCTCCTCAAAGCCATAAATTCGACCGGCATAGGGCCGATGGGGCTTGGGGGAAACGTTACCTCCCTAGACGTCCATGCGGATTATGCCCACTGCCATACCGCTAGTCTTCCGGTGGCGGTCAATACGCAATGTTGGGCGGCTAGGAGGGCCACGGCTAGGGTTTACAGGGATGGTAGAGTGGAGATCCTTTCGCACAGGAGGTGA
- a CDS encoding FumA C-terminus/TtdB family hydratase beta subunit: MEYRLKIPIPEGDVRKLKIGDIVYVTGTMVTARDQAHRRALALHKEGKPIPIDLRGGVIFHCGPVVKKKDGEWEMVAAGPTTSTRMELFQAEFIEAFRPSIIVGKGGMGPKTAEAMKKFGAVYCDFTGGAAVLAAKAVERVRGVEWFELGIPEAMWILEVKDFGPLLVTIDSHGNSHHANIAKAVEENRPKVYSMLGISK; encoded by the coding sequence ATGGAATATAGGCTCAAGATACCGATACCGGAGGGCGATGTGAGGAAACTGAAGATCGGCGACATAGTGTACGTAACCGGGACCATGGTCACGGCCAGGGATCAAGCCCATAGGAGGGCTTTGGCCCTTCACAAGGAGGGGAAGCCTATACCGATCGACCTGAGGGGCGGCGTGATCTTCCATTGCGGCCCGGTCGTCAAGAAGAAGGATGGCGAATGGGAGATGGTCGCCGCTGGCCCTACGACCAGCACTAGGATGGAGTTGTTCCAAGCGGAGTTCATAGAGGCCTTCAGGCCGAGCATAATAGTGGGCAAGGGGGGCATGGGGCCGAAAACCGCTGAGGCGATGAAAAAGTTTGGAGCCGTTTATTGCGACTTCACCGGCGGGGCGGCGGTGTTGGCGGCCAAGGCCGTGGAGAGGGTGAGGGGCGTCGAGTGGTTCGAGTTGGGCATCCCGGAGGCCATGTGGATATTGGAGGTCAAGGACTTCGGGCCATTGCTGGTCACGATAGATTCGCATGGGAACAGCCACCACGCGAACATTGCCAAGGCCGTGGAGGAGAATAGGCCAAAGGTATACTCCATGCTGGGGATATCCAAGTAA
- a CDS encoding cupin domain-containing protein: MKKMVVSQEEAFSGDLPAGGKFRILLDEEIAGARNFSLLLNEMHSETGSEHAHEVEHAFFILSGRGKYSIGGKEYDVGPGMALFAPAGAMHRLRKVGPEPLRYLVIYAPPGPEKELRLKGKGAFKRG; the protein is encoded by the coding sequence ATGAAGAAGATGGTCGTTAGCCAAGAGGAGGCGTTCTCCGGGGATCTGCCGGCGGGAGGGAAGTTCCGGATCCTATTGGACGAGGAGATAGCGGGCGCGAGGAACTTCAGCCTCCTCCTGAACGAGATGCATAGCGAAACGGGATCGGAACATGCGCACGAGGTTGAGCACGCGTTCTTCATACTCAGCGGCAGAGGCAAATATTCGATAGGGGGTAAGGAGTACGACGTGGGGCCGGGCATGGCCTTGTTCGCGCCAGCCGGCGCAATGCATCGCCTAAGGAAGGTTGGGCCGGAGCCATTGAGGTACCTAGTGATCTATGCGCCCCCAGGCCCAGAGAAGGAGCTCAGGCTTAAGGGGAAGGGGGCCTTCAAGAGGGGCTAA